In Sorghum bicolor cultivar BTx623 chromosome 8, Sorghum_bicolor_NCBIv3, whole genome shotgun sequence, one genomic interval encodes:
- the LOC8071410 gene encoding BTB/POZ domain and ankyrin repeat-containing protein NH5.2: MSSEDSLKSLSLDYLNLLINGQAFSDVAFSVEGRLVHAHRCVLAARSLFFRKLFCGLDPNHPPPPPPPPQPPTGGGGGARTPDLVIPVSSIRYEVLVLVLQFLYSGQASVAAPKSGPLPGCGARGCWHTRCGAAVDLALDTLAAARSFGVEQLALLVQKQLESMVKEASVDDVMKVLMASRKFEMQELWATCSHLVARSGLSADLLAKHLPIDVVAKIEEIRAKSPAGAAVSSATTPRSPFLTHHYLPINAASSAADRDHKIRRMRRALDAADIELVKLMVMGEGLDLDDALAVHYAVQHCGRDVVKALLELGAADVNSRAGPTGKTALHLAAEMVSPDMVSVLLDHHADPSARTLDGVTPLDVLRGLTSEFLFKGAVPGLTHIEPNKLRLCLELVQSAVMVTTRDEGAGDAGGSDGGGNFPRSDADDSLVSLTMNSTLMYQGQEMAAAAVAAGEARKGNGGGGGRGSPSNLYFPNGGFP; encoded by the exons ATGAGCTCGGAGGACTCGCTCAAGTCGCTCTCCCTCGACTACCTGAACCTGCTCATCAACGGGCAGGCGTTCAGCGACGTGGCCTTCAGCGTGGAAGGCCGGCTGGTGCACGCGCACCGCTGCGTGCTCGCCGCGCGCAGCCTCTTCTTCCGCAAGCTCTTCTGCGGCCTCGACCCCAACcacccacctcctcctcctcctcctccgcagcCGCCcaccggcggaggaggaggagcacgaACGCCGGACCTCGTCATCCCCGTCAGCTCCATCCGCTACGAGGtgctcgtcctcgtcctccagTTCCTCTACAGCGGCCAGGCCTCCGTCGCCGCCCCCAAGAGCGGACCCCTTCCCGGCTGCGGCGCTCGCGGGTGCTGGCATACCCGGTGTGGCGCCGCCGTCGACCTCGCCCTCGATACCCTCGCCGCCGCTCGCTCCTTCGGCGTCGAGCAGCTCGCCCTCCTCGTCCAG AAGCAGCTGGAGAGCATGGTGAAGGAGGCATCGGTGGACGACGTGATGAAGGTGCTGATGGCGTCGCGCAAGTTCGAGATGCAGGAGCTCTGGGCCACCTGCTCCCACCTGGTGGCGCGCTCGGGCCTCTCCGCCGACCTCCTCGCCAAGCACCTCCCCATCGACGTGGTGGCCAAGATCGAGGAGATCCGCGCCAAGTCCCCAGCTGGCGCCGCCGTCTCCTCCGCCACCACGCCGCGCTCGCCGTTCCTCACCCACCACTACCTCCCCATCAACGCCGCGTCGTCGGCGGCCGACCGCGACCACAAGATCCGCCGCATGCGCCGCGCGCTCGACGCCGCCGACATCGAGCTCGTCAAGCTCATGGTCATGGGCGAAGGGCTGGACCTCGACGACGCGCTCGCCGTGCACTACGCCGTCCAGCACTGCGGCCGCGACGTCGTCAAGGCGCTGCTGGAGCTCGGCGCCGCCGACGTCAACTCACGCGCCGGGCCCACGGGGAAGACCGCGCTGCACCTTGCCGCCGAGATGGTCTCCCCGGACATGGTGTCCGTGCTCCTGGACCACCACGCCGACCCCAGCGCCCGGACGCTCGACGGCGTCACACCGCTCGACGTGCTCCGCGGCCTCACCTCCGAGTTCCTCTTCAAGGGCGCCGTCCCGGGGCTCACGCACATCGAGCCCAACAAGCTCAGGCTCTGCCTTGAGCTCGTGCAGTCCGCCGTGATGGTCACCACGCGCGACGAGGGCGCCGGCGACGCAGGGGGAAGCGATGGAGGCGGGAACTTCCCGAGGAGCGACGCCGACGACAGCTTGGTGAGCCTGACGATGAACTCCACGCTCATGTACCAAGGCCAGGAGATGGCAGCTGCAGCGGTCGCCGCCGGTGAGGCGAGGAAggggaacggcggcggcggcggccgagggAGCCCATCCAACTTGTACTTCCCCAATGGCGGCTTCCCATAA
- the LOC8070352 gene encoding scarecrow-like protein 3, whose product MMCMPSVRDQVRLVPALYQCATHVSEGSIGKTNDSLSEIKRLSSIVDGPLQRLSQIMADSLARRLLFSCEGLTGSLIHPSDYFEQSSIQSARYNFASLSPYLNTGFATINRAILEAMEVEKVVRIIDLSCSASHPRQWLKLLHGFHGRPGGPPEVRLTVVHDDNDFLANMRALLSKEADMLKIPFQFNDVNGRLETLDFSNLRSVLGIKYGEAIAISCSLQLHRLLVVDDNASCSAIDQLQKMANAAQLKQMASSVYSPASILNYPRTPSPLLLASFLNAIHTLKPNIMLVMEQDANHNALLFSDRFVEALNYYAALFDSFNAMAATNSQRANERAQVERMILGEEIKNILLCEGVNRHERHETLSQWAMYMDTSGFHHVPLSFGAIREGELKLMSFGLNGCQYQVESDCLLLGWSSTRLYSISAWRPKKGSTSGSREHMLVQRQVWPHN is encoded by the exons ATGATGTGTATGCCATCTGTGCGGGATCAGGTGCGGCTTGTCCCGGCTCTGTATCAGTGCGCAACACATGTAAGCGAGGGATCCATCGGAAAGACTAACGATAGTCTTAGTGAGATAAAAAGGCTCTCCTCCATAGTTGATGGGCCGCTGCAGCGTCTCTCCCAGATTATGGCTGACAGCCTAGCTCGCCGTCTTCTCTTCTCTTGTGAGGGCCTTACTGGTTCCCTCATTCATCCATCTGACTACTTTGAGCAGTCGAGCATTCAGTCTGCTCGCTATAACTTTGCTAGCCTCAGTCCCTACCTCAACACTGGCTTTGCTACTATCAACCGGGCCATCCTTGAAGCAATGGAGGTTGAAAAG GTTGTCCGCATTATCGACTTGTCCTGCTCAGCCTCCCACCCACGTCAGTGGCTCAAGCTCCTTCATGGCTTCCATGGGCGCCCAGGAGGGCCACCTGAAGTACGCCTTACAGTTGTCCACGATGACAATGACTTTCTGGCCAACATGAGGGCATTGCTATCTAAGGAAGCTGATATGCTCAAAATCCCGTTCCAGTTTAATGATGTAAATGGCAGGCTTGAGACCTTGGACTTCAGTAACCTCCGTAGTGTCCTAGGGATAAAATATGGTGAAGCGATTGCGATCAGCTGTTCTCTACAGCTGCATCGCCTGCTCGTGGTTGATGACAATGCCAGCTGTTCCGCTATTGATCAGCTCCAGAAAATGGCAAACGCTGCGCAGCTTAAGCAGATGGCTAGCTCAGTGTACAGCCCAGCTTCCATACTGAACTATCCACGAACACCGTCCCCTCTTTTGTTGGCAAGCTTCCTCAATGCCATCCATACGCTCAAACCAAACATCATGCTGGTGATGGAGCAAGATGCAAACCACAACGCCTTGTTGTTCTCCGACCGGTTTGTTGAGGCACTTAACTATTATGCAGCCCTCTTTGACAGCTTCAATGCAATGGCTGCCACCAACTCGCAAAGGGCCAATGAGCGGGCACAAGTAGAAAGGATGATCCTGGGGGAAGAGATCAAGAACATATTACTGTGTGAAGGAGTCAATCGGCATGAGCGACACGAGACGCTGAGCCAGTGGGCAATGTACATGGATACATCAGGGTTTCACCATGTTCCGCTCAGCTTCGGTGCCATTAGGGAGGGTGAACTGAAGCTCATGAGCTTCGGGTTGAATGGATGTCAGTACCAGGTAGAAAGCGATTGCCTTTTGTTGGGATGGAGTTCCACACGGCTCTACTCTATATCGGCATGGAGGCCGAAGAAAGGCTCAACCTCTGGGAGCAGAGAGCATATGTTAGTTCAGCGTCAGGTATGGCCACACAATTAG